From a region of the Vicinamibacterales bacterium genome:
- a CDS encoding alpha/beta hydrolase produces the protein MPRNRHARLTTLAVGVAVALALSRTEGSAARAAQLRPAWHDPSPHEARRITVDGSVRLEVLDWGGSGPPVVLLGCYLSAHAYDDFAPKLTDRLRVIGITRRGIGASDTPEDGYSVQRSVNDLLEALDALRLARVVLLGTSCAGQVQTLFAGQHPDRLLGLVYLDGASDPTTTADEYEPPMPDLARLPRRAVPMGDLDTTSFAAYRAEQRRTRGFAFPEAELRQMYAVNPDGSMGETRLSPTIRRAITIDARMTPDYAGIRTPVLALYQAQPAFDDVARGYAIRTDDERAALRQLYDATNALYALWQRQLRSAVPTARIVDLVGANVFMFLTNEADVLREVRDFAASLDRR, from the coding sequence ATGCCGAGGAACCGTCACGCGCGGCTGACCACACTGGCCGTCGGCGTCGCAGTGGCGCTGGCGCTGTCACGGACGGAGGGCTCCGCCGCGCGGGCCGCGCAGTTGCGGCCGGCCTGGCACGATCCCTCGCCGCACGAGGCCAGACGGATCACGGTCGATGGCTCGGTACGGCTGGAGGTGCTCGACTGGGGCGGCTCGGGCCCGCCGGTGGTGCTGCTCGGGTGCTACCTGAGCGCCCACGCGTACGACGACTTCGCGCCGAAGCTGACCGATCGGCTGCGTGTCATCGGGATCACCCGGCGGGGGATCGGCGCCTCGGACACGCCCGAGGACGGGTACTCGGTGCAGCGGTCGGTGAACGACCTGCTGGAGGCGCTCGACGCCCTTCGTCTCGCCAGGGTCGTGCTGCTCGGCACGTCGTGCGCGGGCCAGGTCCAGACGCTGTTCGCCGGGCAGCATCCGGACCGCCTGCTCGGTCTCGTCTATCTCGATGGCGCCAGCGACCCCACCACGACGGCGGACGAGTACGAACCGCCCATGCCCGATCTCGCCAGGCTGCCGCGCCGGGCCGTCCCCATGGGCGATCTCGACACGACCTCGTTCGCCGCGTATCGGGCGGAGCAGCGACGCACACGCGGATTCGCGTTCCCCGAGGCCGAACTGAGGCAGATGTACGCCGTGAACCCCGATGGATCGATGGGAGAGACGCGGCTGTCGCCCACGATCCGCCGGGCGATCACGATCGATGCGCGGATGACGCCCGACTACGCGGGCATCCGCACGCCGGTGCTGGCTCTCTACCAGGCCCAGCCGGCCTTCGACGACGTGGCCCGCGGCTATGCGATTCGCACCGACGACGAGCGCGCCGCGCTCCGTCAGTTGTACGACGCCACCAACGCCCTGTACGCCCTGTGGCAGCGGCAGTTGCGCAGCGCGGTTCCCACCGCGCGCATCGTCGACCTGGTCGGCGCCAACGTCTTCATGTTCCTGACAAACGAGGCCGACGTGCTGCGCGAGGTGCGTGACTTCGCCGCATCACTGGACCGCCGCTAG
- the mug gene encoding G/U mismatch-specific DNA glycosylase has protein sequence MTRPTRDDLVAARTRILPDVIAPGLRVLFCGINPGLYSAATGHHFARPGNRFWPALHRAGFTPRQLAAAEDGTLLTYGCGITNLVARTTAGAAELDRDELRRGGVRLARKVARHRPRWVAVVGIDAYRRAFARPDAVVGPQAERLGGARVWVLPNPSGLNASYQLPALVRAFRALREASGLPRARGPGRRHRRTW, from the coding sequence GTGACACGCCCCACCCGTGACGACCTCGTCGCGGCCCGGACGCGCATCCTGCCGGACGTGATCGCGCCCGGGCTCCGCGTGCTGTTCTGCGGCATCAATCCCGGGCTGTACTCGGCCGCGACGGGGCATCACTTCGCGCGGCCGGGCAACCGTTTCTGGCCGGCCCTGCATCGTGCGGGCTTCACGCCCCGCCAGCTGGCGGCCGCCGAGGACGGCACGCTCCTGACGTACGGCTGCGGCATCACGAACCTCGTCGCGCGCACGACGGCGGGCGCGGCCGAGCTCGACCGCGACGAGCTTCGTCGCGGCGGCGTGCGGCTCGCGAGGAAGGTCGCGCGGCACCGGCCGCGGTGGGTCGCCGTCGTCGGCATCGACGCCTACCGGCGCGCGTTCGCGCGGCCGGACGCGGTCGTGGGTCCGCAGGCCGAGCGGTTGGGTGGCGCGCGCGTGTGGGTGCTCCCCAACCCCAGCGGCCTCAACGCCAGCTACCAGCTGCCGGCCCTGGTGCGGGCGTTTCGCGCGCTACGGGAGGCCTCGGGCCTCCCGAGGGCACGCGGTCCAGGGCGAAGACACCGTCGGACGTGGTGA
- a CDS encoding NAD-dependent deacylase translates to MSGTTDAGDAIAAAVTAVADRLRRAARITVLTGAGVSAASGVPTFRGRDGLWRQHRPEDLATPEAFARDPALVWAWYGWRRERLRACVPNAAHTVLAAWAGRWAGMTIVTQNVDGLHERAGAPDVLRLHGSLWHVRCADACRTGKAPRPFDDVLAPEVLPRCPSCGALARPDVVWFGEPLDARVLDRAANAAARSDVFLAVGTSAVVFPAAGLIPLARQGGAFVVEVNPDGTAFSDEVDVAIRGGAETVLPRIEQAMAAAGPCRP, encoded by the coding sequence TTGTCTGGTACGACGGACGCCGGTGACGCCATCGCGGCGGCCGTCACCGCCGTGGCCGATCGGCTGCGGCGGGCCGCGCGTATCACCGTGCTGACGGGCGCCGGCGTGTCGGCCGCGAGCGGGGTCCCGACGTTTCGCGGCCGCGACGGGCTGTGGCGGCAGCACCGGCCCGAAGACCTGGCGACGCCAGAGGCCTTCGCGCGCGACCCGGCGCTGGTCTGGGCGTGGTACGGCTGGCGCCGCGAGCGTCTCCGCGCCTGCGTTCCCAACGCCGCGCACACCGTGCTCGCCGCGTGGGCGGGACGGTGGGCCGGGATGACCATCGTCACGCAGAACGTGGACGGACTCCACGAGCGGGCCGGCGCGCCCGACGTGCTGCGCCTGCACGGCTCGCTGTGGCACGTCCGATGCGCCGACGCCTGCCGCACCGGGAAAGCGCCCCGCCCGTTCGACGACGTGCTCGCGCCGGAGGTGCTGCCGCGGTGCCCGTCCTGCGGCGCGCTCGCCCGGCCGGACGTCGTGTGGTTCGGAGAGCCGCTCGACGCACGCGTGCTGGACCGCGCCGCCAACGCCGCCGCCAGGAGCGATGTCTTCCTGGCGGTGGGCACGTCGGCCGTGGTGTTTCCCGCGGCGGGACTCATCCCGCTCGCGCGCCAGGGCGGCGCTTTCGTCGTCGAGGTGAATCCCGACGGCACCGCGTTCTCCGACGAGGTCGACGTGGCCATCCGGGGCGGCGCGGAAACGGTGCTGCCCCGCATCGAGCAGGCGATGGCGGCGGCCGGTCCCTGCCGCCCATGA
- the rho gene encoding transcription termination factor Rho yields the protein MSVSSLTKVARELDIPGATGMRKQELIFEILRARAEKSGLIFSEGVLEVLPDGFGFLRAPDYNYLAGPDDIYVSPSQIRKFDLHTGDTVAGQIRPPKEGERYFALIKVEAVNFEPPARGKERVFFENLTPLYPQEKIKLEADPENLSTRVMDLMTPLGKGQRGLIVAPPRTGKTMLLQAIANAITTNHPEVYLIVLLIDERPEEVTDMQRSVRGEVISSTFDEPAQRHVQVAEMVIEKAKRLVEHKKDVVILLDSITRLARAYNTIVPASGKVLSGGVDSNALQRPKRFFGAARNIEEGGSLTIVATALVDTGSRMDEVIFEEFKGTGNSEVHLDRKLADRRVFPAIDIQKSGTRKEELLMGKDDLNRVYVLRRVLTPLSPVEAMELLLSKMGKTKSNGEFLNAMSGGKS from the coding sequence ATGAGCGTGTCCTCCCTCACGAAGGTCGCGAGGGAGCTGGACATCCCCGGCGCCACCGGGATGCGCAAGCAGGAGCTCATCTTCGAGATCCTGCGGGCGCGGGCCGAGAAGAGCGGCCTCATCTTCTCGGAAGGCGTGCTGGAGGTGCTGCCCGACGGCTTCGGGTTCCTGCGCGCGCCGGACTACAACTACCTGGCCGGGCCCGACGACATCTACGTGTCGCCGTCGCAGATCCGGAAGTTCGACCTGCACACGGGCGATACCGTGGCGGGCCAGATCCGGCCGCCGAAGGAAGGCGAGCGCTACTTCGCCCTGATCAAGGTCGAGGCCGTCAACTTCGAGCCGCCGGCCCGCGGCAAGGAGCGCGTGTTCTTCGAGAACCTCACGCCGCTCTACCCGCAGGAGAAGATCAAGCTCGAAGCCGATCCCGAGAACCTGTCCACGCGCGTCATGGACCTGATGACGCCGCTCGGCAAGGGACAGCGCGGCCTGATCGTGGCGCCGCCGCGCACCGGCAAGACGATGCTGCTGCAGGCGATCGCGAACGCGATCACCACGAACCACCCGGAGGTCTACCTCATCGTCCTGCTCATCGACGAGCGGCCGGAAGAGGTCACCGACATGCAGCGGTCGGTTCGCGGCGAGGTGATCTCGTCCACGTTCGACGAGCCCGCGCAGCGCCACGTCCAGGTGGCCGAGATGGTCATCGAGAAGGCCAAGCGCCTCGTCGAGCACAAGAAGGACGTGGTCATCCTGCTCGACTCGATCACGCGCCTCGCGCGCGCCTACAACACGATCGTCCCGGCCAGCGGCAAGGTGCTGTCGGGCGGCGTCGACAGCAACGCCCTGCAGCGGCCCAAGCGCTTCTTCGGCGCCGCGCGCAACATCGAGGAGGGCGGCTCACTGACGATCGTGGCCACGGCGCTCGTGGACACGGGCTCCCGCATGGACGAGGTGATCTTCGAGGAGTTCAAGGGCACCGGCAACAGCGAGGTGCACCTGGACCGCAAGCTCGCCGACCGTCGCGTCTTCCCGGCCATCGACATCCAGAAGAGCGGCACCCGCAAGGAGGAGCTGCTCATGGGCAAGGACGACCTGAACCGCGTCTACGTCCTGCGCCGCGTGCTGACGCCGCTGTCGCCGGTCGAGGCGATGGAGCTGCTGCTCAGCAAGATGGGCAAGACCAAGAGCAACGGCGAGTTCCTGAACGCGATGAGCGGCGGGAAGTCGTAG
- a CDS encoding CBS domain-containing protein, whose amino-acid sequence MFEVRGVDGVVFRGPLEELLSAHRVVAPGPVRTVEQDAGDAPGTPRAPTDDEPRYRAAAAAYAAATLTPQRGPVYHAYQVMSHPVMSVPPRLGVEAAWRALAEWGVGQAPVVSADGQVVGLVSRAHLLHVLNEEDGFVRDVLARRVADVMTTPVVTVDPVADVRRIARVMLDYHLPALPVVDDATGVLVGIVSRSDILRCVLTDPPLTLWA is encoded by the coding sequence ATGTTCGAGGTCCGCGGCGTGGACGGCGTGGTCTTCCGGGGGCCCCTCGAAGAGCTCCTGAGCGCCCACCGTGTCGTCGCGCCAGGGCCGGTCAGGACGGTCGAACAGGACGCTGGGGACGCCCCCGGGACCCCGCGGGCACCCACCGACGACGAGCCGCGCTATCGGGCCGCCGCGGCCGCCTACGCCGCCGCCACGCTCACGCCGCAGCGCGGCCCGGTGTACCACGCCTACCAGGTGATGAGCCATCCGGTCATGTCCGTGCCGCCTCGGTTGGGGGTCGAGGCCGCCTGGCGGGCGCTGGCGGAATGGGGCGTGGGCCAGGCGCCGGTCGTGTCGGCCGATGGGCAGGTCGTCGGCCTGGTGTCGCGCGCGCACCTGCTGCACGTGCTCAACGAAGAAGACGGCTTCGTGCGCGACGTCCTGGCCCGCCGCGTCGCCGACGTGATGACGACGCCCGTCGTCACCGTGGACCCGGTGGCTGACGTCCGTCGTATCGCCCGCGTCATGCTCGACTACCACCTCCCGGCGCTGCCGGTCGTGGACGATGCGACCGGCGTGCTCGTCGGCATCGTGTCGCGCAGCGACATCCTGCGGTGCGTGCTCACCGATCCGCCGCTCACGCTGTGGGCCTGA
- a CDS encoding ACT domain-containing protein has translation MAGAVSDLQQLLRTMSPVLRPGTYAFVTLPDEVRLDAADVVASIREPEGLSVVIDRSAAERAGLAPAFLCRWITLSVHSDLTAVGLTAAIARALADRGLPCNVVAGTFHDHVFVPVDRADEAMAALRALQAGA, from the coding sequence GTGGCCGGCGCCGTCTCGGATCTCCAGCAGCTGCTGCGCACGATGTCCCCGGTGCTGCGTCCAGGCACCTACGCCTTCGTCACGCTGCCGGACGAGGTCCGGCTCGACGCGGCCGACGTCGTCGCCTCCATCCGCGAGCCGGAAGGCCTGTCCGTCGTCATCGACCGCTCGGCCGCGGAGCGCGCCGGCCTGGCGCCCGCCTTTCTGTGCCGATGGATCACCCTGAGCGTGCACTCCGACCTGACGGCCGTCGGGCTCACCGCGGCCATCGCGAGGGCGTTGGCCGATCGCGGGCTGCCGTGCAACGTGGTCGCGGGCACGTTCCACGACCACGTGTTCGTGCCCGTGGATCGCGCGGACGAGGCCATGGCGGCGCTCAGGGCCCTGCAGGCGGGGGCGTGA
- a CDS encoding S16 family serine protease has product QTIIQRYTREAGVRSLEREINSVCRKVARKVVTEGAATFEEITPDKVTQYLGVPRFRPSLAEEQNEVGVATGLAWTEVGGEILVTEATLMPGRGRLTLTGKLGDVMQESAQAAMSYIRSRAEELGIPKDFNRKLDVHVHIPEGAIPKDGPSAGITLATAMISALAKVKTRREVAMTGEITLRGKVLPIGGVKEKVLAAHRAGVTNILLPKDNEKDLADIPKNVLDTLNMHLVSSMDEVLKLALEGPLTPLPPSVDTDVAEAEGPDAVTH; this is encoded by the coding sequence CAGACGATCATCCAGCGCTACACGCGCGAGGCCGGCGTCCGCAGCCTGGAGCGCGAGATCAACTCCGTGTGCCGGAAGGTGGCCAGGAAGGTCGTCACCGAGGGCGCGGCCACGTTCGAGGAGATCACGCCCGACAAGGTCACCCAGTACCTGGGCGTGCCCCGCTTCCGGCCGAGCCTGGCCGAGGAGCAGAACGAGGTCGGCGTGGCCACGGGCCTGGCCTGGACCGAGGTGGGCGGCGAGATCCTGGTCACGGAAGCGACGCTCATGCCCGGCCGGGGCCGCCTCACGCTCACGGGCAAGCTCGGCGACGTCATGCAGGAGTCCGCCCAGGCCGCCATGAGCTACATCCGCTCGCGCGCCGAGGAACTGGGCATCCCGAAGGACTTCAACCGCAAGCTCGACGTCCACGTCCACATACCCGAGGGCGCCATCCCGAAGGACGGGCCGTCGGCCGGCATCACGCTGGCCACCGCCATGATCTCGGCGCTCGCGAAGGTGAAGACGCGGCGCGAGGTCGCCATGACCGGCGAGATCACGCTGCGCGGTAAGGTGCTGCCCATCGGCGGCGTCAAGGAAAAGGTGCTTGCGGCCCACCGGGCCGGCGTCACCAACATCCTGCTGCCGAAAGACAACGAGAAGGATCTGGCCGACATCCCGAAGAACGTGCTGGACACGCTCAACATGCACCTGGTCTCGTCGATGGACGAGGTGCTGAAGCTCGCGCTCGAGGGTCCCCTCACGCCGCTGCCGCCGTCGGTGGATACCGACGTCGCCGAGGCGGAAGGCCCCGACGCGGTCACGCACTGA
- the yihA gene encoding ribosome biogenesis GTP-binding protein YihA/YsxC, whose translation MGRITASFVTSVAGPGGFPKEELPEITVVGRSNVGKSSLINALTRTALARTSAAPGKTRLANFYRLQREGEAPFHLVDLPGYGYARGGQAAAAEFDALVRAYFHRENREGHSPVRGAFLLVDSRHPGIESDSRAWAWLQGLGLATGVVATKVDKLTRAERQRHLREVEAHHQGPVLPVSAATGEGLDELWKQIASLLRQQPRPNRNRSSRSISPP comes from the coding sequence TTGGGCCGGATCACGGCGTCGTTCGTCACGAGCGTCGCGGGACCGGGCGGCTTCCCGAAAGAGGAGTTGCCCGAGATCACCGTCGTCGGACGGTCGAACGTCGGAAAATCGAGTCTCATCAACGCGCTGACCCGGACCGCATTGGCCCGGACCAGCGCGGCGCCGGGAAAGACCCGCTTGGCCAATTTCTACCGGCTGCAGCGGGAGGGCGAGGCCCCGTTCCACCTGGTGGACCTGCCCGGGTACGGATATGCCCGGGGCGGCCAGGCGGCAGCGGCCGAGTTCGACGCGCTCGTCCGCGCGTATTTCCACCGAGAGAATCGAGAGGGCCACTCGCCGGTGCGGGGGGCCTTCCTGCTCGTCGACAGCCGGCATCCCGGCATCGAGAGCGACAGCCGCGCCTGGGCGTGGCTGCAGGGGCTGGGCCTCGCCACCGGGGTCGTGGCCACGAAGGTCGACAAGTTGACGCGGGCGGAACGCCAGCGTCATCTGCGTGAGGTAGAAGCGCACCATCAAGGCCCGGTGCTGCCAGTCTCGGCGGCCACCGGGGAAGGACTGGACGAACTGTGGAAACAGATAGCAAGCCTGCTACGGCAACAGCCGCGCCCCAACAGGAACAGGTCGTCACGCTCGATCTCTCCACCCTGA
- a CDS encoding VOC family protein, translating into MTDAPFPTDGVALTTLLVVSDVNRSRDFYRDVLGATVYREYGGTSCVLGFQGAWLLLVTGGPPTPDKPTVTFAPPADPDRVSCQLTLRVPDCQAAYETLSRRGAPFLTPPVDRGGEVRCFFRDPDGHLLEISAVG; encoded by the coding sequence ATGACGGACGCCCCCTTCCCGACCGACGGCGTCGCCCTGACGACGCTCCTCGTGGTCAGCGACGTCAACCGGTCGCGCGACTTCTACCGCGACGTACTGGGCGCGACCGTGTACCGCGAATACGGCGGCACGTCCTGCGTGCTCGGCTTTCAGGGCGCGTGGCTGCTGCTCGTGACGGGCGGTCCGCCGACGCCCGACAAGCCCACCGTCACGTTCGCGCCGCCTGCCGATCCGGATCGCGTCTCGTGTCAGCTGACGCTGCGCGTTCCCGACTGCCAGGCCGCCTACGAGACGCTGTCGCGCCGCGGGGCGCCGTTCCTGACGCCGCCCGTCGATCGGGGCGGTGAGGTGCGGTGCTTCTTCCGCGATCCGGACGGCCACCTGCTCGAGATCAGCGCCGTCGGCTGA
- a CDS encoding metallophosphoesterase family protein — translation MSATLVGVISDTHGLLRQTAIEALRGVDLIVHAGDVGGPDVLDALRALAPTFAVRGNVDTSPWGRTLPETEVVEVAGRHLYVLHDRAALDLDPRAAGFAAVIFGHSHRPEAVEKDGVLYLNPGSAGPRRFSLPISLARLTVTGRSLSWTFVNLPADV, via the coding sequence GTGAGCGCGACCCTCGTCGGCGTCATCTCCGACACGCACGGGCTGCTTCGCCAGACCGCGATCGAGGCGCTTCGAGGCGTCGACCTGATCGTGCACGCGGGGGATGTGGGCGGCCCGGACGTCCTCGACGCGCTGAGGGCGCTGGCGCCCACCTTCGCCGTCCGCGGCAACGTCGACACGTCGCCGTGGGGCCGGACCTTGCCGGAGACGGAGGTCGTGGAGGTGGCCGGCCGCCACCTGTACGTGCTCCATGATCGAGCCGCGCTCGATCTGGACCCCCGCGCGGCGGGTTTCGCCGCCGTGATCTTCGGGCACTCGCACCGGCCGGAGGCGGTCGAGAAGGACGGCGTGCTCTACCTCAATCCCGGCAGCGCCGGCCCCCGGCGCTTCTCCCTCCCGATCAGCCTCGCCCGCCTGACGGTGACCGGGCGATCCCTCAGCTGGACATTCGTGAATCTGCCCGCCGACGTCTGA